In Chiloscyllium plagiosum isolate BGI_BamShark_2017 chromosome 30, ASM401019v2, whole genome shotgun sequence, a genomic segment contains:
- the LOC122564616 gene encoding coiled-coil domain-containing protein 180-like — translation MGEVRVVPSGKVYRQIFDAEVQLVRTLGEARRKSQQHGVPLDSGGIPIIRHLDTPTGHILSARQRTWMEGLLNDGITENPVLHRNAVLSAIKPKEVVEKNNAVREVKGLPDVVVPAKIGSNIIHYLLANKQQNHETAVMKLEEELTAISRELEKRFTGAAVHLMQEMEKSYQSIQELWSNSENITDISASFENLQELWEAALKQSLHRRKLIKELDQAYKDFEKERVKKITTVFKDCLEALEKIAYISSGDIHRFIDKEAMKVTEDKNMMSRTLSFVPINSSPKARQ, via the exons ATGGGTGAAGTCCGTGTTGTACCCAGTGGAAAAGTCTACAGGCAAATCTTTGATGCTGAG GTTCAACTTGTTCGTACACTGGGGGAAGCAAGAAGAAAGTCCCAGCAACATGGAGTTCCCCTTGACAGTGGGGGAATTCCCATTATTCGACATTTGGACACACCAACAGGACACATTCTCTCAGCTCGTCAGCGTACATGGATGGAAGGATTATTAAATGATGGCATCACTGAAAATCCAGTGTTACACAG AAATGCAGTCCTTTCAGCCATTAAGCCTAAAGAAGTTGTCGAAAAGAACAATGCAGTGAGAGAGGTGAAAGGTCTTCCCGATGTGGTTG TTCCTGCAAAGATAGGTTCCAACATTATTCACTATCTGCTTGCTAATAAGCAGCAAAACCATGAGACAGCAGTAATGAAGTTAGAAGAAGAACTGACTGCTATCAGCAGG GAGTTGGAAAAGCGATTTACTGGAGCTGCAGTGCACCTAATGCAAGAAATGGAGAAGTCTTACCAAAGCATTCAGGAACTGTGGTCAAACTCAGAAAATATCACAGATATTTCTGCATCATTTGAG AATCTCCAGGAATTATGGGAAGCTGCTTTGAAACAATCACTGCATAGGAGAAAATTAATCAAAGAACTTGATCAAGCTTACaaagattttgaaaaggaaaGAGTGAAGAAG ATAACTACTGTGTTCAAGGACTGCTTGGAGGCTTTAGAAAAAATCGCTTACATATCGTCAGGTGATATTCATCGATTTATAGATAAAGAAGCCATG AAAGTCACTGAAGATAAAAACATGATGTCGCGTACGCTGAGTTTTGTACCAATCAATTCTTCACCAAAAGCACGACAATGA